Proteins encoded within one genomic window of Planifilum fulgidum:
- the spoVM gene encoding stage V sporulation protein SpoVM, protein MKFYTIKLPKFLGGMIKALLGIFSREK, encoded by the coding sequence GTGAAATTTTACACCATCAAACTTCCGAAGTTTCTCGGCGGGATGATCAAAGCCCTGTTGGGGATCTTCAGCAGGGAAAAATGA
- a CDS encoding Asp23/Gls24 family envelope stress response protein, producing MAVEMSTSLGRIDVSEEVIGTIAGAAAMDCYGLVGMASRSQLKDGISELLGWENLNKGIEVRTENGELVVDLHIIVSYGTKISEVAHNVQSKVKYTLNQMVGLTVNRVNVFVQGVRLVNED from the coding sequence ATGGCGGTTGAAATGTCCACCTCCCTCGGCCGCATTGACGTGTCGGAAGAGGTGATCGGCACCATTGCGGGTGCCGCGGCGATGGATTGTTACGGACTGGTGGGAATGGCTTCCCGAAGCCAGTTGAAGGACGGAATTTCCGAGTTGCTCGGATGGGAAAATTTGAACAAGGGAATTGAAGTGCGCACCGAGAACGGAGAGTTGGTGGTCGATCTCCACATCATTGTCAGTTACGGCACCAAGATCTCCGAGGTGGCGCACAACGTGCAGTCCAAGGTGAAGTACACCCTGAACCAAATGGTCGGATTGACGGTGAACCGGGTCAACGTCTTTGTTCAGGGTGTGCGTCTGGTGAATGAGGATTGA
- the rpe gene encoding ribulose-phosphate 3-epimerase, with the protein MVKIAPSLLSADFSRLKEELAEVEAAGADWIHVDVMDGHFVPNLTIGPLVVEAIRPHTRLPLDVHLMIEEPDRYIPAFAKSGADWITVHQEACPHLHRSVSLIAEQGVKAGVAINPATPVSLLEPILPYVDLVLVMTVNPGFGGQKLIPTALKKVEEVRRRLEDLGRTDVEIEVDGGIHPGNAGEAAALGTTVLVAGSAVFGAPDRGEAIAAIRSAAEAGKSVRPSG; encoded by the coding sequence ATGGTAAAAATCGCGCCCTCCCTGTTGTCCGCGGATTTTTCCCGCCTGAAGGAGGAGCTGGCAGAAGTGGAAGCGGCGGGCGCCGATTGGATTCATGTGGACGTGATGGACGGGCATTTCGTTCCCAATCTGACCATCGGCCCCTTGGTGGTGGAGGCGATCCGGCCTCACACGCGCTTGCCCCTGGATGTGCACCTGATGATCGAGGAGCCGGACCGCTACATTCCCGCCTTTGCCAAAAGCGGGGCGGACTGGATCACCGTCCATCAGGAGGCCTGTCCCCATCTTCACCGGAGCGTGTCCCTCATCGCGGAGCAGGGAGTCAAGGCGGGGGTGGCGATCAATCCGGCGACGCCGGTTTCCCTGCTGGAGCCGATCCTTCCCTACGTCGATCTCGTGCTGGTCATGACGGTCAATCCCGGATTCGGAGGGCAGAAACTGATCCCCACCGCCCTGAAGAAAGTGGAAGAGGTGAGAAGGCGGCTGGAGGATCTGGGCCGGACCGACGTGGAGATCGAGGTGGACGGCGGGATTCATCCGGGGAACGCAGGGGAAGCGGCTGCGCTGGGAACAACGGTTCTGGTCGCCGGATCGGCGGTTTTCGGCGCACCGGACCGCGGGGAAGCCATCGCCGCGATCCGATCGGCGGCGGAAGCGGGGAAATCCGTCCGTCCCTCCGGATGA
- a CDS encoding thiamine diphosphokinase, whose protein sequence is MQPRSSGRVVIVTGGGVDAEDLEEIRPREDFLIGVDGGLHALLEAGLLPHLAVGDFDSAGLEMHEKLARMGVPTEKLPAEKDVTDTHFAVMEALKRRPESVLLLGAVGTRIDHTLSNLFLLETVEREGVRGEIRNRHNRIRLLRGGSLRVRKSRYRYLSLLPLSDTVSGVTLTGFRYPLTEAVLRRSDSLGVSNELVEEEGEIRLRSGMLFVIESRD, encoded by the coding sequence ATGCAGCCTCGAAGTTCCGGCCGGGTGGTGATCGTGACCGGCGGCGGAGTGGATGCGGAAGATTTGGAGGAAATCCGTCCGCGGGAGGATTTTTTGATCGGGGTGGATGGCGGCCTCCATGCCCTCCTTGAAGCCGGCCTCCTTCCCCACCTGGCGGTGGGCGATTTTGATTCGGCGGGGTTGGAGATGCACGAGAAACTTGCACGCATGGGGGTTCCCACCGAGAAACTGCCCGCCGAAAAGGACGTGACGGATACGCACTTTGCCGTGATGGAAGCCCTTAAACGGCGTCCCGAATCCGTCCTCCTCCTGGGAGCGGTCGGCACGAGGATCGATCACACGTTGTCCAATCTGTTCCTCCTGGAGACGGTGGAACGGGAAGGGGTGCGCGGGGAAATCCGCAACCGTCACAACCGGATTCGCCTCCTTCGCGGCGGATCCCTTCGGGTGCGGAAAAGCCGTTACCGCTATCTTTCCCTGCTGCCTCTTTCGGACACTGTGTCGGGGGTGACCCTCACCGGCTTTCGTTATCCTTTGACGGAAGCGGTTCTGCGAAGGAGCGATTCCCTGGGCGTCAGCAACGAGCTGGTGGAGGAAGAGGGGGAGATCAGGCTCCGATCGGGAATGCTCTTTGTCATCGAAAGCCGGGACTGA
- the rpmB gene encoding 50S ribosomal protein L28, with product MARRCYITGKQGHTGNRVSHSNRKSKRKWGVNVQKIRILVDGKPKRVYVSTKALKSGKVTRV from the coding sequence ATGGCGCGCCGCTGCTACATTACCGGAAAACAGGGGCACACCGGCAACAGGGTGAGCCACTCCAACCGGAAATCGAAGCGCAAATGGGGCGTGAACGTGCAAAAGATTCGCATCCTCGTTGACGGCAAGCCGAAACGGGTGTATGTGAGCACCAAAGCCCTCAAATCGGGAAAAGTAACCCGCGTCTGA